The genomic region GGCCGCGCTCGCCGGTGCAGACCAGCAGCAGGTGAACCTGATCGCGGCCGGTCCCGGCCAGCAATGCCGGCGCGCCGGGCGAGCCTGCAGCGGCGCTGGCGATGTTGGAGATCACCGCGCTCATCTTGTCGGCATAGGGACGCGCGGCTTCCGCCGCGGTCTGCGCGCGGCGCAGCTTCGAGGCCGCGACCATCTGCATGGCCTTGGTGATCTTTTGCGTCGCCTTGGTGGAGGCGATGCGGACGCGCATGTCTTTAAGTGACGCCATTCTTCGTCCCCGACGGTTCGATCCTTGCGATCAAGCCGCTAGCCTATCCCAGTCGTCATGCCCGGGCTTGTCCCGGGCATCCACGTGCCGCCTTACACGCCGAGAGACGTGGATGGCCGGGACTTCAGTTGCGAAGACGCGCTTCGCGCTTCAGCCCGGCCATGACGGTTCCTTGTTAAGCGAAGCTCTTCGCGAAGCCTTCGACCACCGACTTCAGCTTGCCGGCACTGTCGTCGGAGAGATCGCGGCTGTCGCGGATCGCGTTGAGGATGTCGGCGTGCTTGCCGCGCAGCAGCGAGAGCAGGCCGTCCTCGAACGCGCGCACCTTGTTGAGCGGGAGCGGATCGAGATAGCCGTTGGTGCCGGCCCAGATCACGCAAACCTGCTCTTCCATCTTCAGCGGCGAGAACTGCGGCTGCTTCAGGAGCTCGGTGAGGCGCGAGCCGCGGTTGAGCAGGCGCTGGGTCGAGGCGTCGAGGTCGGAGCCGAACTGCGCGAACGCCGCCATTTCGCGGTACTGCGCGAGCTCACCCTTGATCTTGCCGGCGACCTTCTTGGTGGCCTTGGTCTGCGCGGACGAACCCACGCGCGACACCGACAGACCGACGTTCACCGCGGGACGGATGCCTTGGAAGAACAGGTCGGTTTCCAGGAAGATCTGGCCGTCGGTGATCGAGATGACGTTGGTCGGGATGTAGGCCGACACGTCGTTGGCCTGGGTTTCGATCACAGGCAGCGCCGTCAGCGAGCCCGAGCCCTGGTCCTTGTTCAGCTTCGCCGCGCGCTCGAGCAGGCGAGAGTGCAGATAGAACACGTCGCCCGGATAGGCTTCGCGGCCCGGCGGGCGGCGCAGCAGCAGCGACATCTGGCGGTAGGCGACGGCCTGCTTGGACAGGTCGTCATAGATGATGACCGCGTGCATGCCGTTGTCGCGGAAATACTCGCCCATGGTGCAGCCGGTGAAGGGAGCGATGTACTGCATCGGCGCCGGATCGGAGGCGGTGGCGGCGACGACGATCGAATATTCGAGCGCGCCCTGCTCTTCCAGCACCTTCACGAACTGCGCGACGGTCGAACGCTTCTGGCCGACCGCGACGTAGACGCAGTACAGCTTGATGTTCTCGTCCGGCTGCGCGTTGAGCGGCTTCTGGTTCAGGATGGTGTCGAGCGCGATCGCGGTCTTGCCGGTCTGGCGGTCGCCGATGATCAGCTCGCGCTGGCCGCGTCCGATCGGGATCAGGGCGTCGATGGCCTTGAGGCCGGTCGCCATCGGCTCGCTCACCGACTTGCGCGGAATGATGCCAGGCGCCTTGACGTCGACGCGCATGCGCTTGTCGGCCTGGATCGGGCCCTTGCCGTCGATGGGATTGCCGAGCGCGTCGACGACGCGGCCGAGCAGGCCCTTGCCGACCGGCGCGTCCACGATGGCGCGGGTGCGCTTGACGGTCTGGCCTTCCTTGATCTCGCGGTCGGCACCGAAAATAACGACACCGACGTTGTCGGTCTCGAGGTTCAGCGCCATGCCGCGGGTGCCGTTCTCGAACTCGACCATTTCACCGGCCTGGACGTTGTCCAGACCGTAAACGCGGGCGATACCGTCGCCGACGGACAGCACCTGTCCGACTTCGGAGACTTCAGCTTCCTGGCCGAAATTCTTGATCTGGTCCTTGAGGATCGCGGAAATTTCCGCGGCGCGGATGTCCATCAGCCTGCCTCTTTCATCGCGTGCTTGATCGAATTGAGTTTGGTGCGAAGCGAACCATCCACCATGCGGCTGCCCAGCTTGACGACGAGGCCACCGATGATCGAGGGATCGACCTTCACGTTCAGCGCGACATCCTTGCCGGTCACCGATTTCAGGGCGACCTTGAGGGCATCGAGATTCTTGTCCGAGAGCGCTTCCGCCACGGTGACGTCGGCCGTCGTCTCGCCCTTGAACCTGGCGACGAGCGCGCGGTAGGCGCGGATGACGTCGGCCACCGCGAACAGGCGGCGGTTGGCCGTCAGCACTTTCAGGAAGTTGGCGGCGATGCCGGCGATGCCGGCCTTGTCCAGCACGGCCGAGAGGGCCTTGGACTGGGCGTCGGCCGCGAACACCGGGCTGCGGACCAGGCGCTTCAGATCGGCGCTCTCGTTCAGCAAGGCATCGAATTTGTCGAGATCGGCTTTGACCGCGTCGACCACGTTCTGGTCGCGGGCCAGTTCAAACAAGGCCGTTGCATAACGGCCGGACACACCTGAAACGGACGTATCTTCTGCAGCCACAGACGCGCTCTTTTTGCTGTCAAACTCGCAAGGGAAAAACCGTCGCCACGAAGCGGCGCCTAGCGATCCAAGCCCTTGGAATTCAAGCGGGACTTCGATTTTCGACCAGCACGGGAGGTGCCGGGCTCGTTAAAATCGCGGCTTTGCTAACATAGCAGGCGCGCAGGTGCAACATGACGCCAAATTAAAGGCATGAGGTTCTGTCGCCAGTTCGTCGCAGCCTCGCAACACATCGCGCACGGAGGGGCGGCCGAGGCGGCGACCTGCCACTTCACGGAAATTGGCGCCGGCCCTGCCGCGGCACCCTTCACTGGTTCCTGCCCCCAGCGCATAGCGGCCATGAACACGGATCGCTGAGGCGTGAATCCGTCCCCGCTAGTTCCACGCGCCGAATACTTATCGAATTCTAAACGCTCGCAGCGATGACTTCGCTTTACAGTATTCGCGAGTAATCAATAGGTTAATAAATCGTTAATGCCGAAGATTACGGAACATCGGCCGAATATCGCGCGACGGTAACAAGATATTTCATGTCGACACATACCGGATTTACTGCCCAATTCACGCCTCATTAGGAATCGAAACGCCAACCCGCTCACAAACTGATGGGGGCTCCACTTGCCACAAATGTGGCAATACTAGCTTAGGGACCATTAAATGCTGTCTTTGAAGACGCTGGGCTTTGTGACCCGGCCGCGCACGGCGATTGCTTTCGTCGCCGCAACTCTGATCGTCGGTGGAACTGCCACCGAGGCTTCGGCCAAATCCCGGCATCACCGGCATCACCACCGCCACCACACCCAGACCGAGGCCAACGCGACCTCCGATTGGCGCAATGCCAATGCGTCGATGACGCCGACCTCCGGCACGGGCCACAGCTTCTCCGGCATGGCCTCCTATTACGGCAACGAGTCCGGCAGCCGGACCGCCTCGGGCCAGCGCTTCAACCAGAACGCCATGACCGCGGCGCACCGTTCGCTGCCGTTCGGCACCAGGCTGCGCGTCACCCACCGCGGCCAGAGCGTGGTCGTCACCATCAACGACCGCGGCCCGTTCATTCGCGGCCGTGTCCTCGACCTCTCCACGGGTGCAGCCCGCGCCATCGGCCTCACCG from Bradyrhizobium sp. CB1015 harbors:
- a CDS encoding F0F1 ATP synthase subunit delta — translated: MAAEDTSVSGVSGRYATALFELARDQNVVDAVKADLDKFDALLNESADLKRLVRSPVFAADAQSKALSAVLDKAGIAGIAANFLKVLTANRRLFAVADVIRAYRALVARFKGETTADVTVAEALSDKNLDALKVALKSVTGKDVALNVKVDPSIIGGLVVKLGSRMVDGSLRTKLNSIKHAMKEAG
- the atpA gene encoding F0F1 ATP synthase subunit alpha yields the protein MDIRAAEISAILKDQIKNFGQEAEVSEVGQVLSVGDGIARVYGLDNVQAGEMVEFENGTRGMALNLETDNVGVVIFGADREIKEGQTVKRTRAIVDAPVGKGLLGRVVDALGNPIDGKGPIQADKRMRVDVKAPGIIPRKSVSEPMATGLKAIDALIPIGRGQRELIIGDRQTGKTAIALDTILNQKPLNAQPDENIKLYCVYVAVGQKRSTVAQFVKVLEEQGALEYSIVVAATASDPAPMQYIAPFTGCTMGEYFRDNGMHAVIIYDDLSKQAVAYRQMSLLLRRPPGREAYPGDVFYLHSRLLERAAKLNKDQGSGSLTALPVIETQANDVSAYIPTNVISITDGQIFLETDLFFQGIRPAVNVGLSVSRVGSSAQTKATKKVAGKIKGELAQYREMAAFAQFGSDLDASTQRLLNRGSRLTELLKQPQFSPLKMEEQVCVIWAGTNGYLDPLPLNKVRAFEDGLLSLLRGKHADILNAIRDSRDLSDDSAGKLKSVVEGFAKSFA
- a CDS encoding septal ring lytic transglycosylase RlpA family protein produces the protein MLSLKTLGFVTRPRTAIAFVAATLIVGGTATEASAKSRHHRHHHRHHTQTEANATSDWRNANASMTPTSGTGHSFSGMASYYGNESGSRTASGQRFNQNAMTAAHRSLPFGTRLRVTHRGQSVVVTINDRGPFIRGRVLDLSTGAARAIGLTGAGVGRVTAEVVS